Proteins encoded in a region of the Deefgea piscis genome:
- a CDS encoding DUF6691 family protein: MKLNVIGLLTGLIFGLGLLLAGMASPAKVQGFLDITGLWDPSLAFVMAGGISVAVIFFTLAKKRQTTLVTHEAMKLPNNQTIDARLILGSVAFGAGWGIAGICPGPALVAVGAGSIGGIIFFAAMWAGMLLFDRLQAR, encoded by the coding sequence ATGAAATTAAATGTAATCGGCCTGCTTACTGGCCTTATTTTTGGATTGGGCCTGTTATTGGCTGGCATGGCCAGCCCAGCAAAAGTACAGGGTTTTCTCGATATTACCGGGCTATGGGACCCAAGTTTGGCCTTCGTCATGGCGGGCGGCATTAGCGTAGCGGTGATTTTTTTTACGCTAGCCAAAAAACGTCAAACCACCCTCGTCACGCATGAGGCAATGAAATTACCCAATAACCAAACCATTGATGCTCGACTGATACTTGGCAGCGTCGCTTTTGGCGCCGGCTGGGGCATAGCCGGCATTTGCCCCGGCCCCGCCTTGGTGGCCGTCGGCGCAGGCTCAATCGGCGGGATAATTTTCTTTGCGGCCATGTGGGCGGGCATGCTGCTGTTTGATCGGCTGCAAGCGAGATGA
- a CDS encoding methyl-accepting chemotaxis protein produces the protein MLHLSRMSLRTKILLFTTVAIVIGFSAMILIIASNAYQSAKAQGLLRLQEQARAYADQVEGQFTAAYQLPINLALAMTGMQATGVPERKVLDNVMMSMLASQPLASGLYMVWEPNALDGKDDGYRQDWPKHDPTGRYTPYIVRSEGKIIQDTLLGSTQKAAAEPFRNNPQQYTAPYESAGWGDFYYVPKQRQQDTVTEPTSYDVNGQQVLLSSLVVAIKNAAGQFLGVAAVDLPLASLQASIGQAKPFGVGHVSLISNAGLYVVAPDAANAGKKLNEADFPAGFMTDLRAGKAVHFERDGLLYEYQPIKMGNSQQPWSVGVVVPESVVVAEAVSVRNWAIVVGLIAIILIVAVLSVVLNVLIAPLRRLAVAMEEVSSGQGDLTRQLPIHGQDEIGRTAQAFNQFVVTLRGMFLDVRSQSEAVSHASQQLAGPAETVKTSSIHQAEAATSTAASVEEVTVSIQHIADSAHDFEQTARETGKETSASQFKVDEVAKEIAQIHETMAHLVASMQSLNTQSLQVNQIVQTIKEIADQTNLLALNAAIEAARAGDMGRGFAVVADEVRKLAGRSGEATIEISKIVNTIQGEIHKAGDHMQVTQQQVGASVQLSRQAAESMNTVRAGTEQMLVNIGDIANATREQAAASTDIAQNIETISNMSQRNSDAMSEVGASVKDLEQMALHLKTIVSGFKL, from the coding sequence ATGTTGCACTTAAGCCGGATGAGTTTAAGAACAAAAATCTTGTTGTTTACCACTGTCGCCATTGTGATTGGTTTTTCGGCGATGATTTTAATTATTGCCAGCAATGCGTATCAATCGGCTAAGGCGCAAGGCTTATTGCGGTTGCAAGAACAAGCGCGTGCTTATGCTGATCAAGTTGAAGGTCAGTTTACTGCCGCATATCAATTGCCCATCAATTTAGCGCTGGCAATGACCGGGATGCAAGCGACTGGTGTTCCTGAGCGTAAAGTACTCGATAACGTTATGATGAGTATGTTGGCCTCGCAGCCCTTGGCTTCCGGTTTGTATATGGTGTGGGAGCCCAATGCGCTAGATGGTAAAGATGATGGGTATCGGCAAGACTGGCCCAAGCATGATCCTACAGGACGATATACCCCCTATATTGTTCGTAGTGAAGGCAAGATTATTCAAGACACATTATTGGGCTCGACACAAAAAGCTGCCGCTGAGCCATTCCGAAATAACCCCCAGCAATATACCGCGCCATATGAAAGTGCCGGTTGGGGTGACTTTTATTATGTTCCTAAGCAGCGCCAGCAAGACACGGTGACTGAGCCAACGTCGTACGATGTAAATGGCCAGCAAGTGTTGCTGTCTTCCTTGGTGGTGGCGATTAAAAATGCCGCCGGACAATTTTTAGGCGTTGCCGCCGTTGATTTGCCTTTGGCCTCTTTGCAGGCCAGCATCGGTCAAGCCAAGCCTTTTGGTGTGGGGCATGTGAGTTTGATTTCAAACGCGGGCCTGTATGTGGTTGCGCCAGACGCGGCAAACGCCGGTAAAAAACTCAACGAGGCTGATTTTCCGGCTGGATTTATGACCGATTTACGTGCCGGTAAAGCGGTGCATTTTGAACGTGATGGTTTGTTGTATGAATATCAGCCGATCAAAATGGGCAATAGCCAGCAACCATGGTCTGTGGGTGTGGTCGTACCTGAGTCGGTGGTGGTGGCCGAAGCAGTTTCGGTGCGTAATTGGGCGATCGTGGTGGGCTTGATTGCCATTATTTTGATTGTTGCGGTATTGAGCGTGGTGCTTAATGTCTTGATTGCCCCACTGCGTCGTTTAGCCGTGGCGATGGAAGAAGTCTCCAGCGGTCAGGGCGATTTAACACGGCAATTGCCGATTCATGGCCAAGATGAAATTGGCCGTACTGCGCAAGCGTTTAACCAATTTGTCGTTACGCTGCGCGGGATGTTTTTAGATGTTCGCTCGCAAAGTGAAGCAGTGAGCCATGCCAGCCAGCAATTGGCGGGGCCGGCTGAAACGGTGAAAACCTCGTCAATTCATCAGGCTGAAGCGGCTACCTCAACCGCTGCAAGCGTCGAGGAAGTCACTGTTAGTATTCAGCACATTGCCGATTCAGCGCATGATTTTGAACAAACAGCACGTGAGACCGGTAAAGAAACCTCGGCCAGTCAGTTTAAAGTTGACGAAGTAGCGAAAGAAATCGCGCAAATTCACGAAACAATGGCGCACTTAGTGGCGTCGATGCAAAGCTTGAATACACAGTCTTTGCAAGTGAATCAGATTGTACAAACGATTAAAGAAATTGCCGATCAAACCAATTTACTGGCACTGAACGCAGCGATTGAAGCGGCTCGCGCTGGGGATATGGGGCGCGGCTTTGCGGTGGTGGCCGATGAAGTGCGAAAACTAGCAGGGCGCTCGGGCGAAGCAACGATTGAGATTTCTAAAATCGTGAACACGATTCAAGGCGAGATCCATAAAGCGGGCGATCATATGCAAGTGACCCAGCAGCAGGTGGGGGCGAGCGTGCAGTTGTCGCGCCAAGCTGCCGAATCAATGAATACGGTTCGAGCTGGTACAGAGCAGATGCTGGTCAATATTGGCGACATTGCCAATGCCACGCGTGAACAAGCGGCGGCCAGTACCGACATCGCGCAAAACATCGAAACCATCAGCAATATGTCGCAACGCAATAGTGATGCAATGTCTGAAGTGGGGGCGTCGGTGAAAGATCTGGAGCAAATGGCCTTACATCTAAAAACCATTGTGTCTGGATTTAAGCTCTAG
- a CDS encoding SulP family inorganic anion transporter, with protein sequence MKLPILQWLPNYRRELAYGDFGASIIVALLLIPQGLAYAQLAGLPALAGIYASIAPVLIYALLGSSMTQSVGPMAITSAMAATALLPLAPAGSASYIALASTLTLISGLFMLSFGSFKLGKLTRILSIPVIQGFSAGTALLIALTQIGALLSVSWHSSNLIDWLIAAPAALQQLSVIPTLFGLMGLALLWASGTPTISLLQRWGISFKIAQLISRVLPLFVLILAGLVLQFGLSDQPQIHIIGTLPSAGFSTVAPQITLNALEQLWLPALLIGLAGFLQSITIAQTIAAERNEKISVDQEFIALGGGNIAAAFVGGMPVSGGFSRTAVNASAGAHTPLAGVMTAIWMLLGLFFLKDVIALLPLPLLAATIVLATLRMLSPASLRAAWRIDRRDGAAWLLTFCCVLLVGPINGIAIGVGVSLLLFILRTSKPHLAVIGRIAGSEHFRNTRFFKVEMPAKIVAIRIDESLYFGNCNQVVEQCERYLLDYPRAKDLILVLSAVNSVDVSAIEALRDFRKALAQKGITLHLAEVKRQVQNTLQHSALLKELARPIFLSTHIAVKTLSEPAEEDFSI encoded by the coding sequence ATGAAATTACCCATCTTGCAGTGGCTACCCAATTATCGCCGTGAGTTAGCTTACGGCGATTTTGGCGCCAGCATTATTGTGGCTTTACTACTGATCCCGCAAGGTTTGGCCTATGCGCAACTCGCCGGTTTACCCGCGCTAGCGGGTATTTATGCCAGCATTGCCCCCGTCTTGATCTATGCCTTATTGGGCAGCAGCATGACCCAATCAGTAGGGCCAATGGCGATCACTTCCGCAATGGCGGCCACTGCGCTGCTCCCACTCGCGCCAGCCGGCAGCGCCAGTTATATCGCGCTGGCCAGCACTTTAACCTTAATTTCGGGTTTATTTATGCTGTCTTTTGGCAGCTTTAAACTTGGCAAACTCACGCGGATTTTATCGATTCCGGTGATTCAAGGCTTTAGTGCGGGGACGGCACTATTGATTGCGCTGACACAAATTGGCGCCTTACTGAGCGTTTCATGGCACAGCAGCAATCTCATTGACTGGCTGATTGCCGCACCAGCGGCATTACAACAACTCAGCGTAATCCCGACATTATTTGGCCTGATGGGTTTGGCCTTATTGTGGGCCAGTGGAACCCCAACGATTTCATTACTGCAACGCTGGGGAATAAGCTTCAAAATAGCGCAACTGATTAGCCGAGTTTTACCTTTGTTTGTGCTTATTTTGGCGGGTTTAGTATTGCAATTTGGCCTATCTGATCAGCCCCAAATTCATATTATTGGTACGCTACCAAGCGCTGGTTTTAGCACCGTTGCCCCACAAATCACACTCAATGCGCTGGAACAGCTTTGGCTGCCCGCGCTGTTAATTGGTTTAGCTGGATTTTTACAAAGCATCACCATCGCACAAACCATTGCCGCTGAGCGCAATGAGAAAATCTCAGTCGATCAAGAATTTATCGCCCTCGGTGGCGGCAATATTGCGGCGGCGTTTGTCGGCGGCATGCCCGTGAGCGGTGGGTTTTCTCGCACTGCGGTCAATGCCAGCGCAGGGGCCCACACGCCACTGGCCGGTGTAATGACCGCCATTTGGATGTTATTGGGCCTGTTTTTTCTTAAAGACGTGATCGCCCTCTTACCGCTGCCTTTATTGGCAGCGACTATTGTCTTAGCCACATTGCGTATGCTCAGCCCAGCCTCTTTACGCGCTGCATGGCGAATTGATCGCCGCGATGGTGCGGCATGGCTACTGACTTTTTGCTGCGTTCTACTGGTTGGCCCCATCAATGGCATCGCCATTGGCGTGGGCGTTTCTTTATTGCTGTTTATTTTACGCACCAGCAAGCCGCATCTGGCGGTGATTGGTCGCATTGCGGGCAGCGAGCACTTTCGTAATACACGTTTTTTTAAAGTGGAAATGCCCGCAAAGATTGTGGCGATTCGAATTGATGAGAGTCTGTACTTTGGTAATTGCAATCAAGTCGTTGAGCAATGTGAGCGCTATTTATTGGATTACCCACGCGCTAAAGATTTAATTTTGGTGTTATCGGCGGTCAATTCAGTCGATGTGAGCGCAATCGAAGCTTTGCGAGATTTTCGTAAGGCCTTGGCACAAAAAGGCATCACCCTGCATCTAGCCGAAGTTAAACGTCAGGTACAAAACACCTTGCAACACAGCGCATTGCTGAAGGAACTAGCCCGACCGATTTTCCTCTCCACCCACATCGCCGTCAAAACGCTGAGCGAGCCCGCAGAGGAAGATTTCAGTATTTAA
- a CDS encoding ABC transporter permease, producing the protein MRLMSPRGAVLLLPIALLTLIPLLVVMGSFLHPEPEIWQHLSEYVLPDVLKNTLILIVGVGVGVLFLGVPLAWLTAVCQFPGRKFFAWALMLPLAMPAYVLAFVMVGFLDFTGPVQTLLREWTGSSAWFPRIRSTGGVILVMSLAFYPYVYLLARNAFLTQGKRALEAAQMLGMSRPRAFFAVALPMARPWLIAGVTLALMETLADFGTVSIFNFDTFTTAIYKSWFSLFNLTAASQLASLLVLLVLLMLGLERWGRGARRYHGRIVARERIILTPSQGRWATVACTLVLLLAFLIPMAQLLVWCAEVWREDFDSRYPGFILRSIGISLLAALIVTVLALLMVYVQRRYPAKITSALVRIATVGYAVPGTVLAVGVFIPIAWLDNQLLPIAHALGFTTFQILKGSVAVMLLALAARFMAVGFQPIDSAMQRISRNQEDAARTLGVSERGLLWRLHLPLLQGGVLTAMLMVFVDVMKEMPITLMTRPFGWDTLAVRVFEMTSEGMWQNAALPSLLIVISGLLPVILLVRKSESE; encoded by the coding sequence ATGCGCTTGATGTCTCCACGCGGTGCGGTATTGCTATTGCCAATAGCCTTGCTGACACTGATTCCGCTGTTGGTGGTTATGGGCTCTTTTTTGCATCCCGAGCCTGAAATTTGGCAACATTTATCTGAATATGTGCTGCCGGATGTACTCAAAAATACCCTGATCTTAATCGTGGGGGTGGGGGTGGGGGTATTGTTCTTAGGGGTGCCGCTCGCTTGGCTCACCGCCGTATGCCAGTTCCCTGGAAGAAAATTCTTTGCTTGGGCTTTAATGCTGCCTTTGGCCATGCCAGCCTATGTACTGGCTTTTGTGATGGTGGGATTTTTAGATTTTACAGGGCCAGTGCAAACGCTATTGCGTGAATGGACGGGCTCATCAGCGTGGTTTCCGCGCATTCGCAGTACCGGTGGCGTGATTTTGGTGATGTCATTGGCGTTTTATCCTTATGTGTATTTGCTCGCCAGAAATGCATTTTTAACCCAAGGTAAGCGCGCACTCGAGGCGGCGCAGATGTTGGGCATGTCACGACCTCGGGCGTTTTTTGCTGTGGCTTTGCCCATGGCGCGCCCTTGGCTCATTGCCGGTGTGACGTTGGCGCTGATGGAAACACTGGCTGACTTTGGTACTGTGTCGATTTTTAATTTTGATACCTTTACCACCGCAATTTATAAATCGTGGTTTTCATTATTTAATCTGACTGCCGCGTCGCAATTAGCGTCTTTACTGGTGTTGTTGGTGCTGCTGATGCTCGGGCTTGAGCGTTGGGGGCGGGGTGCTCGCCGGTATCATGGCCGCATTGTGGCGCGGGAGCGGATTATTTTGACGCCGTCGCAAGGTCGTTGGGCCACCGTGGCTTGTACCTTGGTGTTGTTGCTGGCGTTTTTAATTCCGATGGCGCAATTGCTGGTTTGGTGTGCCGAGGTTTGGCGTGAGGATTTTGATTCACGCTATCCGGGGTTTATTTTGCGCTCGATTGGCATCTCTTTACTGGCTGCGTTGATTGTTACTGTGTTGGCATTGCTGATGGTGTATGTGCAGCGCCGCTACCCCGCAAAAATCACCTCAGCCTTGGTACGAATCGCTACCGTGGGCTATGCCGTGCCGGGGACGGTGCTGGCCGTTGGCGTGTTTATACCGATTGCGTGGTTAGACAACCAATTGCTGCCCATTGCCCATGCTTTGGGCTTTACCACGTTTCAGATTTTAAAAGGTTCAGTCGCGGTGATGCTGCTGGCTTTGGCGGCGCGCTTTATGGCGGTGGGCTTTCAGCCGATTGATAGTGCCATGCAAAGGATTAGTCGTAATCAAGAAGACGCGGCGCGAACCTTAGGTGTGAGCGAGCGTGGCTTATTATGGCGTTTACACCTGCCTTTGCTGCAAGGTGGCGTATTGACGGCGATGTTGATGGTGTTTGTTGATGTGATGAAAGAAATGCCGATCACCTTGATGACGCGCCCATTTGGCTGGGATACCTTGGCGGTGCGGGTGTTTGAAATGACATCTGAAGGCATGTGGCAAAACGCGGCCTTGCCAAGTTTATTAATTGTAATCAGTGGCTTATTGCCAGTGATTTTGTTGGTTAGAAAATCAGAGAGTGAATAA
- a CDS encoding ABC transporter ATP-binding protein, which translates to MALLQVAALAVSFAGRKVVEDLSFELLEGEIGCLLGASGCGKTTVLRAIAGFESLLGGQIVLAGRQVGSAQGQTPVQERGIGMVFQDYALFPHLTVSANIAFGLPNKDAKKIAELLELVGLSHVEDRYPHQLSGGQQQRVALARALAPKPRLLLLDEPFSNLDVELRERLGQEVRAILKASGTTAILVTHDQREAFAMADRVGVMHDGALRQWAAPYDLYHEPADRFVANFIGEGVMLPARLSGPNCIEFELGEICRTVPIECGIGAEMEVLIRPDDIVHVDHSPLKAEVVSKVFRGAHFLYTLALPSGHKVLSLVPSHHNHAIGEAIGIEVECEHVIYFKAE; encoded by the coding sequence ATGGCATTGCTACAAGTTGCTGCGCTGGCAGTTTCGTTTGCCGGGCGTAAAGTCGTTGAGGATTTGTCGTTTGAGCTACTCGAAGGTGAAATTGGCTGTTTGCTCGGCGCTTCAGGCTGCGGCAAAACCACGGTTTTACGCGCGATTGCAGGCTTTGAATCCTTGCTTGGCGGACAAATTGTTTTGGCTGGACGGCAAGTGGGCTCGGCGCAAGGGCAAACGCCGGTGCAAGAACGCGGCATCGGCATGGTGTTTCAAGATTATGCCTTGTTTCCGCATCTGACCGTGTCGGCCAATATTGCGTTTGGTTTGCCGAATAAAGACGCCAAAAAAATCGCTGAACTGCTGGAATTGGTCGGTTTAAGCCATGTGGAAGATCGCTATCCGCATCAATTGTCGGGTGGGCAACAGCAACGGGTGGCTTTGGCACGCGCATTAGCACCTAAGCCGCGGTTGCTCTTGCTTGACGAGCCGTTTTCAAATCTAGATGTTGAATTGCGTGAGCGTTTAGGCCAAGAGGTTAGGGCGATTTTAAAAGCCAGCGGTACCACCGCGATTTTAGTGACGCATGATCAGCGCGAGGCTTTTGCGATGGCCGATCGCGTGGGGGTGATGCACGACGGGGCATTGCGGCAATGGGCTGCGCCTTATGATCTTTACCATGAGCCTGCGGATCGTTTTGTCGCCAATTTTATTGGTGAAGGCGTGATGCTGCCCGCACGTTTAAGTGGACCCAATTGTATTGAGTTTGAACTCGGTGAAATTTGCCGTACGGTGCCAATTGAATGCGGTATTGGTGCAGAGATGGAAGTGCTAATCCGGCCAGACGATATTGTTCATGTTGATCACAGTCCGCTCAAAGCCGAAGTGGTCTCGAAAGTGTTTCGTGGGGCGCATTTTTTATACACTTTGGCACTACCTTCAGGGCATAAGGTGCTGTCTTTGGTGCCGAGTCATCACAATCATGCCATTGGTGAAGCCATTGGTATTGAGGTGGAGTGCGAGCACGTGATTTACTTTAAAGCCGAATAG
- a CDS encoding extracellular solute-binding protein → MMKRIALSALTLSLLSGFAQAETVTVYSARNEQLIKPLFDAYTQQTGVEVKVLTDKEGPLMARLQAEGSNTPADMLITVDAGNLWQASNLGLLKTVNSKVLDANIPAHLRDQKGQWYGLSVRARTMFYNPELVSADQLSTYEDLADPKWKGKLCLRTSKKVYNQSLVAMMIAQYGEAKTEKIVRGWVANLATNVFPDDTKLLEAIAAGQCGVGIANTYYYGRIVEKNPKFNAKLFWANQKAEGVHVNVSGAGVTRYAKNEAGALKLIEWLSSPKAQNIYADKDMEFPVNPAVKPDQLVASWGPFKQNLINMSKAGELQSQAVKLMDRAGYK, encoded by the coding sequence ATGATGAAACGCATCGCACTCTCTGCTCTTACTTTGTCTTTGCTGTCGGGTTTTGCCCAGGCTGAAACGGTGACTGTGTATAGCGCCCGCAACGAGCAATTGATTAAGCCTTTGTTTGATGCGTATACGCAGCAAACTGGCGTTGAAGTCAAAGTGTTGACCGATAAAGAAGGCCCATTGATGGCGCGTTTACAAGCCGAAGGCAGCAATACGCCAGCGGACATGCTGATTACGGTGGATGCGGGTAATCTTTGGCAAGCATCGAATTTGGGTTTGTTGAAAACAGTGAACTCAAAAGTACTCGATGCCAATATTCCAGCGCATTTGCGTGATCAAAAAGGGCAATGGTATGGCTTGTCAGTGCGCGCACGCACCATGTTTTACAATCCAGAATTAGTCAGCGCCGATCAACTCTCGACGTATGAAGATTTGGCCGATCCAAAATGGAAAGGCAAATTATGCTTACGCACCAGTAAAAAAGTCTACAACCAATCGCTCGTTGCGATGATGATTGCGCAGTATGGTGAAGCCAAGACCGAAAAAATCGTTCGTGGTTGGGTGGCGAATTTAGCAACCAATGTGTTCCCTGATGACACTAAATTGCTTGAAGCCATTGCTGCTGGTCAATGCGGAGTTGGGATTGCCAATACCTACTATTACGGCCGAATTGTAGAAAAAAATCCGAAATTTAACGCCAAGCTCTTCTGGGCTAATCAAAAAGCCGAAGGCGTGCATGTGAATGTCTCGGGTGCGGGCGTGACGCGTTACGCTAAAAACGAAGCCGGTGCGTTGAAATTGATCGAATGGTTGTCGTCGCCAAAAGCGCAAAATATCTACGCGGATAAAGACATGGAATTCCCGGTTAATCCAGCGGTTAAACCGGATCAATTGGTCGCTTCTTGGGGTCCATTCAAGCAAAACTTAATCAATATGAGTAAAGCCGGTGAATTGCAATCACAAGCAGTTAAATTGATGGATCGCGCAGGGTATAAATAA